GAAGAGGAAATTAAGCAAATGCTTCagagatgcaaaagaaaaaaagaaaagaaaaaaaattacttacttATTTGTGTGATTTCCAAATTCACAACCTATAACAAAAAGTTCAGATTAAGACATTAATGGTTGTACAGCATTTTGGTGttataaaagtataaaaaccAATGACTAATGGCTGATTACCTGAGGATTACCATCCTGATCCTAAATTACTTGTTCAAATGAACTGAAAACTAGCAGATTATTTGAAATGTTCAAGATCatcttttattaaattactGTGGAAACAAATATCTGTTGGGGGTTAAGTTTATGTagttcttgtattttatttcccgCAGACATACATatccatgcatttttttttttctttcacagaaaagtGATGCCACTATCTATATATGTGAATGATTGCATGGTAGAGATAAAGACAATTGTTTGCCTACTTTGATAATTatcagcaaaacaaattaattattaaatatgatGAAACTATCCTTCTTACCCCaaccttttcaaaattattcttaaatacATTGCTTTCAGGTTTACTATTGTGATATATACAttcaaaaaaaattgcaggtaTTTTACAACTGTTCCAAACTTCACCTACTGTTTAAAATGCTACCATTTGAGTCTTCTGTGCACaatattgtttttcttatgtttaaaacatcaaaaaagcAGACGAGATTGTGTGGGATTTCAAGGTTTGTTCTGGGTTGTCATACGGTACAAGTCACAAGGTTCCAGGTGGTATTCACCTGCTTTCTTGTGCCAGGATGTGACGGATGCActctaaatcactcattcgcGACACAGGATCATGCTGTCTTCCAGATCTGAATGTTTTAAGAActctaaaaattactttatatgCTATTATAAGacatcattaaaatattctcagCTTGGAAAGCATAAAAAGGAATCTGCTTACAAAACTAGGTAAGatatgtaaaatttaaaacactgcTTAGAAGTACTTTCTTCAAGAGATTATTTCATAAAAGCACTAGAGGGCATCAAAACTCTATGCCGCTGATCACTGTCTGAGACTCAGTCTAGAAGTgtattaattagaaaaaaaagaaattttgtttgttcagCTATCTTTAAAGACAATTCTGTAACTATAGGGAGTAAGTAGAACTTATTTGCCACAATACTCTTAGTAGAAGGATTCATTTGTTACCTGTTGCTGCTACTAGTACTTACTTTATGATGCAATTTGGTTGAGTTCCTGATGCCTTTATACTTTATTACTAAAATCAGTAACTTTTTatcaaattaatgaaaataactttttctaaTTCAAATCACctaaaaatgtatgcttttcCTTACATTATTATAAATACCTGAGGGCATCATCAGTATTCTGGCTGGTTGAGTGCATCTGCTAGATCCCACTGTAGTCCCCAGGGGTGTATTTACTCTCTTTCCAAAAGCTATTGACTGCATGACACAGGACCTTTTGCGGTTATAAAGATGAAGCGCTGACTCCCTTTCTCTTTGTGTAACTGCTGTGAAAAGggatataaaaaaattttttttttctatcaacTTAAATGGCTGGTATTATCTACCTGCATGCAGAacttaattcactttttttgtgCAGAGTCTTGTAACAACAGCGGTGTAAATGTGCATAATTTCACAACAATTCAAAATGGGAACATGGAGTGATACTTCCTAAGGCTTTAGGGTGAATCCCTGTccaataaaatacttttttcttttgagtgcAGTAGGATCAGAAGTTTTAAACCAAGAAACTAGAAAGCAAGACTTTTCATACCACTTAAATGAGATCTACTGCAGAAGTCAGTAAACATTTGGAAGTTCCTTTATGAATAGCAAAACCAAATCCTGGTTCAAGGCCAGTTCAATTCCCATTGCTCAATTACAGAGAAAACTGTAGGAGTGcaatcaaaataaaagcttcaaattttcctgttttgcacGTTAAttcaaaaatagctttaaattttaaataaagagttTGAGACTGTTAAGTCAAATGGGGGATTTTAACTTCAGTGATATGAACTGCATACTAATCTAGTACTTCAGCTATGCAACAGAAGTGAGCTAAAGGTTTAGAACAAGTAACTAACTCTGGCAGAAGCATTCTGAATTCAGGGAAGTTTTTAAGTCATGGTGTCTAGGGGACCAATTAGGAAGGAACTGCAGTAGTCATGCCCGGAGGTAACAGAAGTGTGAGCACGTCTTGTGTAAAGGAGACAGCCAGGACTATGCCGTGGTAATGTTCCACAGATGGTGAAGAAGCTTTGTAATGCTAGAGAAATAGTTCACTAAATATAAAGTCCAGGGTACAGCCTGATACAAATTAATGCCTCAAGTCTTAGTCCAGGACTGATTACAGTATAACTGTATTTAGATTAAGTCCAGGAAGTTTTACCAAAGTGTTTCTAGAGCTGTAAATGCAACACGTATTTTCCAGCACATTAAGCTTCAGTCGTAGCTCCCCAGTCAAAAATGATCATTAGTGAAACAGCCTGACAGACATGTTAAGCACAGATGTAACACAAGACCAAATATTCAAGAGACTGGAGGTACCAATGCAAAATGAATGTGTAAGCAAATGGCCATGCGATAGATCCAGCAGCTCCTCATCAACCCCTGCCACATGCTGTTGGCCCATCCCCCAGCTTTCCTTCATGACACAGCTACACAGTCTGCCAGCACCTGCAGATGTCCTGTGGCTGCCTTGCTCAAGTCCTGCATCCTGATTCTCCTAAAGCAGTCCTGAGCAGGTTTTCAAGATTACATTGCTTCTCCTTGCTACTTTCTTATGAGGTAGAGCTGGGGTAGGAATCAACACCTTTCTCAGTGCTCTCCAGTAATTTTCACTCCTCTTACCAATCACATAGGTCTCCAAACACCAGAGACAAAAATCACTAAGGTTGATTTTCTGGGTCTGCTGTGGCATGTTTATGGATGGACTGATTTATCATGTGGCTCTTCTtaagacaattttattttctgtagaatttAGAGCAGACAAGCTGTGAAAGATCTCTTGATGATTTTTGAAGATTTATATCTGAAAGCTTGGTCAGCATGTACCTCATCAAGAAATGTGCATATACATATTTAAACTGTACAGAAACATGTAGATAGCTGAGGATATTATCCATATCTAAGTAAACGTGCTCACCCATGTGAATATACCAGTTTGAATGCACAAATGTAGGTACATGTTTCTAAGCATAGGCTTTTATCTGTCTTTCGTACCCAAAAGTACATAGACCAAGATACAAGATAAACATACATGTAAAAGAACAGGCAAGATTAATTCACCTATTTTTCCAAACtaattaaaatcaaaagcaaCTGTCAATGCTTtgtgagaagaggaaagcaatcCTTACACTTCCTGTCAAGGAGCTGTactgaaggaaggaaatataTCACATAAAGCCGGTAGTCTGGGTCTTGTGCCAGAGGGTTATGGAATAGGTCTGCAAAAAgtatacagaaaaaacaaacaacatcacaaaaaaacaaacccagcaaaaaaaaacaacttagcAAGGCAGGAAAATTAAAGATCACTAGTAGCCAAAGATTTTGTACAAAATATTATcaaattaaaattgttcttaTGCTAGGTAAACAAAGCACAGTCTCTTTACACATGTAAAATTACTCCACTAAACACGGACTGCAAGAATTGGCTTATTGCAGAGTATGCAAAATACCACAGGCAAGAATTGAGTAACAGTGCCATCATGCACTCCAAACCtatgaagttttttttaaaatttttttatgataTACAGACAAAAATACTAAGTGTTTGCCTTGGATTTTCTTACGTATTATTAGGTGATGCCTATTTTAAAGAATAGTAGTCTTTTAGGTGTGACAGCTTAAAGGTAAGACACAAAATTTAGGGGGAGAGAGTTATTAAAACCAGACAAGCTTTAGGACACCTAAGGCTTTACCATAGCTGATATAAAGTTTTTATCCCATAGACACAATACAAAATGTAAATACCCAGTCTTCTGATGTTTTGACACATGATGAGTTTGAAAACTCAAGAAACTTAAAGAGTAAAATGTATAAAAGGGCCTAAGTTCCTGAGAACCTAGGTCCCACTAACTTTCATTGAGACTTGAGGGACTAAGCTCCAAAAGCCCATTAGCAACTTGACTAAAATACTTATATTCAGGTTCATATTACCTGAATAACCAAACCTTTGCAACACAGAGACAGGTATCAGTGCTGTGTTGCTGCTTTGCCAGATGTGGAACATTTGCCTAGCTGACATGTCAGATCAGTTTGTTTCATGAGAGTGATATCTGAGGTTGATTAAAATAGAAACTGGCTCATTCCCAGACCAgctaacaaacaaacaaacaagtgttgttgggtgttttttttttttctaaatgaaaaacataataatgctatttttctccttatacAAATGCTGTTCTTCTGAGACAGTAAAAATAATCAGGAGGCTGCTACCTTAAgatcagagcagagaaaaaaacatcttaaattaataattttgacAATTTCTACCAAGCTTTACACTGgtctggttttgtctttttgagGAGAGGCCGTGGCTAATATTTACTCTAGGGCAAAAAATCCTGTTATAAGTAATTTTAGCAGTTAGGGAGGGAAAGATGGTATTACAGAAGCAAGTAAGatactagaagaaaaaagtctggaaATATTCCACACAGATTTGTAAACTACAAGATGCCATTTCACATTCTTCAGGATAGGTATGACTGCCAAAGAGGGCTCAGTGTTTGATATGATTTAGCAGTTATTTTGAGGACGCAGTAAGGCTGGAATGGGCATTTGGTAACTCCTACACAGAAAACGCCTGTTCATGTATTCAGagaacttaaaatattttaattctttaacaaattttaaagtactttgCCACTGTACTTAGAAGTAGTAAGAGACCCACAAGGTGGCAGCAAAAGAAAGTTCCATTTTTACCAAACGAAGTAgtatatagcttttttttctagaaagtgTTAATCATAAAGAATATAAGGTATATATCTGATAAGCCTGTTCTTGAGTCAAGAAAATAAGTGATAGCattccagagagaaaaatgtttcagaaagatCTCTCAAAGCAGGTACATTTGGTAGTAGAATGGAATGAACATTGAAGAGAGATTTTTCCAAGGCACAAACCGGGTTTGATACTAAGCCCTTCTGAATCTGGATGCTACTTGGAGCACATCCCTCCTCATCAACACTGATTTGTAGGTTTGTTTTCGAGTATATGAATTTTCCTACTGCTCATTTTTACAATAAATCCAACCATTGTATGGATCAAGACCGtcttattttacaaaacatCTGGGATCAATTCTTGGCTCTGCTATCTACTTTCTTGTCAAGGTTATACAATTTTACTTCTACAAATTAGGATAATGCTTTCTTCCTCCACAgttctgtctgttttctctATTTGGAGTGTAGGAAAACAGTGTGCCTAACCCACATGGGGCAGAAAGGAACAACTGTGGTACAAACATAATGAAGAACAAAAGGAGTTTTCTGAGGTCTAGCAGCAAGATGTTATCAGCTGTGGATAATAAATCAGTTGAGGCAATTTGTACAGAGTACATAACAAAAATCTTGGATTCCAAAAGGGAGATGTGAGCACAAGGTGACTCCATAAAGAAACTCTCCGTATCTCCCAAAAGGCTGCAGTTGTGAACAATCCACTCAGTAAATCTTTAGAAGCCGAGTGTCTTCCCTAAACGCCTGAGGAAGAATGGTGTTACACTACAAATCCAGTGCAGGGCAGTCACTAAAAATCACAAGAGAGCCttaaggaagagaaatgcagcatttcGGCAGCTGGATGCTACTTCTGAAGTGAACAATAATAGTGTATTAGACTGCTCCATTTTAGTAGTTCTAATGTCCCTAAAAGCTACAAactaataaaatgttattatgCATCCAGAAGTTCTGTTGAAGGCTAgcaagtggttttttttttaatcggaTTGTCCGGCAATAAAAGAGATCTATTCACAACAGTGAGAACTCTCCCATTCCCAaaccagtttttattttataaaggtGAATTATGAGCGCAGGCCTTTTCAAAGCTACACAGTGCAAATTCTGCACctatttcacatttctgaatATTGCAAGTAGGCAAATAAATGATGTTGTAATATGATATGATATATAGAATATGActttgaaaatttgttttgttcatttactGCTGTCATTTACTTCAAATATGACAGTGCATTTTATTAAACCAATAGAGTCCTGTTAATTTGAGAACTCATTCTTATGAAATctctttgaaacaaacaaattgACAATTTTTTCATGACTGCAAAGGTCAAAAAAGAATTACTGTAAAGTTAAGGTTTTTAAGGCTATTAAGTTTCTTCCACTGATTAGCATTTACTCTCATATCTTTGAACTAAAGAACAGGTTTTTTATTAGGGTAGATTGGTATATTCTGTATATTGTTTGATAGTTCTCTTAAACACTTGCTTTTCTATGGTGGTGGCTCGTCCAATATGCACCCAATTTTCACTATGCCTTTGTGACTGCCATTCATAAGAACTGGGCAGCACTTTAACTATCTGttatttgtctttatttcccACAGATGGTTGCAATAAGTACAACAAACTCCCTGTGCTTTGTTGAAGCCTATTCTTAATTGGTAGGGCTATAACATTAAATTCAAGTGACTGCACCATTCATACATAGGATGCCTGTCCAGACTTTGCCTAATCACTTCCAACAACTGCATTCTTAAATGGACTATTTTTTCAATCTTgcatataatgaaaaaaattacaataatttgGCTGGCATGTTGGCTTCCTAAACACTtgatctgttttttaattttgtcccAGTGTCAAGTTCAATTAAGTACTTTTCAAgccatattttcctttcccGCAATCTGACATTCAATTTTTTGAATGCATAAGGAGGTATGGCTTGATGACATTCACCTCCATTAATTGTGTCACTAAGACACGAAActtgtttcctgttttctcaAAGTACTGAGCGTTTGGCATGACCTATGATGACATTCTTTTAGGAACCATGGAAAAAGACTGCTTACACTTTCACTTTCAATAGGTTAAGAGCATATATATAATCCTACTTTCCCTGGAGGCTAATTCTTACATTGTAACTTAGTGGTGCCAACACTGTCTTGTATAActtaatttgaaatttcagaGCCTATGGTACTTTCATTTCCAGCCAGTATATCAAAAAGTATGCTACTTAACAGATATCGCTATACTTAATATCTAAAGGATATTCATTCTTAGACTCTACAAATCCATAGAGCCTGccaaaaaatgcagaaagtaagTTCTCTGAGCAACAGAATTAATGAGGCAGGAATTTGGGTTCTATAACCTATCACACACACTCTCAAAAGCAGTAACACCTGTTTCTCAACTCCCTTGACCTTTGTGATAATCTCACTGGACTCTCATGTTCCCTTACAAAAAGGTAGCAGTAAACTGCTTTGACTGCCTCCAAGCTACTCATCCAGGAGACTAGCTAGCCAGCAGCCAAAAGGAGTTAACTTCTGAACTCATTTGGCAGTTTTTTCTTAGTTGAGGTACTCTCTGTGGAATTTTCATGTCTTAGAGATCTCTTTCTTCTGTCAAATTTGGTTGAAATTGATAATTAGCTTCAAAGGCTATTGGCAAGTGATGCGGAAACAGACAAGAAACATCCTgataagaaacacaaaaaacctACTACTTGctgttctgcaaaataaaaataaggtatTACTTAGGGTCTGCAAGCTTATCATTCCTTTCAATTCCTTCACTGTTTTGCCAAGTTTTTTTAACTGGTTGTTGTGAAGCAACAGAGTCTGCAATGCACATAAGTGTTTCAGAgcacctgaaataaaatgaaaaataattaattattctcACCATATCTGATTGCCTTTATTAGATAATTGCTTTGTTATGCTGCACACTGAATTAGATATTCTAGTTATCCATCCATGCCTGCCTTTTGGTAACACCTTGCATGagattagtaaaaaaaaaaaaattatcagatttCAATATCCCTTTCATCTTTCTAGTCACATCCTTTGAACATATGCCTAACTTTTTTCATTCCAGTTCCTTCCATTTGTCCCCATCACCCTTGCTTCAACAAATCAACATCAACTGCATCctcgctccttcctcccttccttcctcctatATCCCAGTAATCTTTGATTAATTCGTCTTCACTTCCTTCTACCCTTACCTAATATACCTTTGTCTCACAAACAATAGTATATCCCTAATACTACCTTTGCCTCACAAGCAATAGTGAATTCCTTAGAAAACAGTTccatttcaaataattattaatgtattaaaaagttattacaAAATGTTGTTGTGGCTGACTGACACTATGCGTTCACATCCTCACACCACATCAGGCGTAGACATCTCCTTTTCCAAATTCTATACAGTATTTCTCATCCACATTTCTCTACCAATGATACTTGCCCTTCTGTTTACCCATATTTTGTTATCTTCTGTATTGTCTCTCATGCCcatatgtttgtttctttcaaacattcatttttctcaaaatctCACAGAAACTAATAAACATCATTTCTCATCCCAACATTTTATAGGGacagagaaaagtaaaatattaacatttaaaatgtcaagAATATACAAAAATTTATTATGCTTTGGCCTCTTAATTCACAAATTCACTAGTCTGGTACAGCCACTTTAATCTACAAGagcaagcaaaactgaaatagaagTGTAAGACAGATGCAATATTACaataaaacagttttgcagTAACTTTGCAAAATACTTCTGATTATAAATATAACTGTATCATGAAGAAACTGCAGAACCTTAGTGACTACCTTACCAGTGGGACAACTTACTAATTTATTacccttttattttcatgttaagTCTGTCAGCACTGCTATCAGTTTTTCATCATATAAACATAAATGGCTCTCAAAAGGTACTTCTATCAGCTTATGGAGTACCTGGTCAGCGAGCGGACTACAAATCACCATGTAAAAGGAGCTGTGCATGTTAATTTTCAAGATGAAATATGGTCACGTAagatcaaaaatattttacaattgcCTGACATTAAAGTGAATGACATTTCATCCCTTAGACAAGGATAAACGTACCACCTTATTGCCACTCAAGTATGCTGGAACAATTAAATctctaagaaaataattaacatgTATTGTTATGCATACATAGGAGCTTTCAACCATTAAGTTACCTGCTGTCGTCCACTTTCATAAATTTGAATGCCaatacacagaaaagaaagtataGGCCTCTCCTCAACAATCTAAAAAGGGAATATTGGTACCTGATATATCTGTCAGTTCATTATTGTTGAGATAGAGTTCAGTCAAGCAATAGTTTTTGATCAAGAAGGTTAAATCTTGGATCTGAAATTAGAGTTAGGAAAACTGTTATATGTCAGTCTAACTTTGGAGAAATATAAACACAGCCTCTTGAAAAGTGTTTACCTATAGGTAGTTtcttatatttctgtttaagaCTCTTGGTTTAAGGATTCTCTTGAAAGCTAAAGCtcattagaaatattaattacacATCAAATACACATAGCACAGCCTAACCTAACTTTTTGAACTAcaaatttaatatttgtatttggaAACAGATTTAATTGAATTACTggtcttcacattttcttttccttctattcacatttgaaatattttttattgtaagaACACCCTTGTAGGATGTAATAATTCTATGTTGATTTAAGAATACTCCTGAAATATATCCTTGGAAGAAGCTGATCatctagttttaaaattatttcttcatcaGCAGGTCCAAAGAGCACATATTTGTTCTGAAATtcaaaaaatgacatttaatcAGATTTACAGAATCAATtacaattacagaaaaaaaatgtacgTATGGGTATATTCCCAACACAGTGTTATCTTCAGTCCCTATGAAATCTCATCCCCTTGCTTGGAGAAGCTCAGTTCTAATATTGTCTTGACTGCAATGCAAGGTAAAGTATATGCAATGGGATACCAAGCTGACCATTATAACAGTGGAGAACTGGGAGTACTAATGGTGCCTAAGTATTTATCCTACAGTTTAAATGCAAGAAcaacaaacagaattttattcCTGACACTACTTTGATTTCTGTGATGCAAAGTCATTTGTTAGTGGGGGAATGATTTCAGTCCTTGAATTGTGctactgattttaaaacaaatgtgctTTGCTCTGTGTATTAACAGTATCTGAAAGCTGGAAGGAGGAGAATAagacaggtttttcttttcctaaagtTCTCTGAAATCCTGATAAAAGATACTTTAAAGTTAATAATACCATTATTATACCAAATAATACCATTCTCTGAGTCTTGTTTCACCTTAGAAAAAGCTGGCTAAGTGAAAACAGCAATAttctacaaataaaaaaatcctattctTCACAATGATTATTGTATCTTCTGTAGTGTAAAGCCCACACATACCTATTGTGTTTCTCTATCTTTGACAAGTTTGGTTTGTTTAGGATCAtctgaaatttacttttttgtgaTAAAATTATCGTGattcatttttaaggaaagaaaaaaagatctcaGATCTTCTGAGTTCAGAAAAATATGCTTCCCCTATTAGAGCATTTAGCTGAGACTTCTCCTAAGAAAAGCCTGAGTGGCTTCTCCACACAAGTTATATAGAAAATGGTATTTCCACACAAGTTATATAGAACAACAGAAGAATGCTCTTTGTTACTGCTTAGGTAGGAAAGTGAGATCTGtgcaaaaatcagatttatttatcttttatgGTCAGCAAGATCAGATTTGCTTAGTCATCAGGCCATTTCCTCTAATTCTTTAGTGTCCTTTAGAAATACAAGGGAAAGCCTTATTATACCTGTGATTTTAGTTCAACCTTTTAATGTAtccatatttttgctttttttgaaaatagttGGATAACCACAGGTCTTTCAATGAAGTCGACATAAGATGCTATATAACTGATGTTAGCCTGGGGCAGCAGATATATGTACACTCCTAAGTGACATGgaatgtaaatttattttttctgctgctcacagagCTACTTACTTACCTAAGCAAGCAATTCTGGTGTTTTAAGAACTTTAGCCCATGGTGAAAGTCGTGTAAACTACTGTACAGtaagatatttaaaagcagGTTAGAAATTCATGGGTTCTAtcacttttcttgctttttaattacCAGTGGCTAATGGTGAAGGTTTGGATTCAATTCAACCATTTAATAATGGTTGGCTATGTATTCGGAG
Above is a genomic segment from Ciconia boyciana chromosome 2, ASM3463844v1, whole genome shotgun sequence containing:
- the LRRC72 gene encoding leucine-rich repeat-containing protein 72 isoform X3, with amino-acid sequence MLLWKKINVSLGLFLFLYHLLLCCAFRELRSIPSLSRFHRLRYLWITNNKIQDLTFLIKNYCLTELYLNNNELTDISGALKHLCALQTLLLHNNQLKKLGKTVKELKGMISLQTLNLFHNPLAQDPDYRLYVIYFLPSVQLLDRKSVTQRERESALHLYNRKRSCVMQSIAFGKRVNTPLGTTVGSSRCTQPARILMMPSGCEFGNHTNKVPFENPEDAVLLRAMTRSLMEFSSVDWNKVATCQERRLENKAEEPHEKLTIQFR
- the LRRC72 gene encoding leucine-rich repeat-containing protein 72 isoform X5, with the protein product MAAAASAGGQAVEKQLKICGFKRNVDVLVLYLAGQELRSIPSLSRFHRLRYLWITNNKIQDLTFLIKNYCLTELYLNNNELTDISDLFHNPLAQDPDYRLYVIYFLPSVQLLDRKSVTQRERESALHLYNRKRSCVMQSIAFGKRVNTPLGTTVGSSRCTQPARILMMPSGCEFGNHTNKVPFENPEDAVLLRAMTRSLMEFSSVDWNKVATCQERRLENKAEEPHEKLTIQFR
- the LRRC72 gene encoding leucine-rich repeat-containing protein 72 isoform X1, whose protein sequence is MAAAASAGGQAVEKQLKICGFKRNVDVLVLYLAGQELRSIPSLSRFHRLRYLWITNNKIQDLTFLIKNYCLTELYLNNNELTDISGALKHLCALQTLLLHNNQLKKLGKTVKELKGMISLQTLNLFHNPLAQDPDYRLYVIYFLPSVQLLDRKSVTQRERESALHLYNRKRSCVMQSIAFGKRVNTPLGTTVGSSRCTQPARILMMPSGCEFGNHTNKVPFENPEDAVLLRAMTRSLMEFSSVDWNKVATCQERRLENKAEEPHEKLTIQFR
- the LRRC72 gene encoding leucine-rich repeat-containing protein 72 isoform X2, with the translated sequence MAAAASAGGQAVEKQLKICGFKRNVDVLVLYLAGQELRSIPSLSRFHRLRYLWITNNKIQDLTFLIKNYCLTELYLNNNELTDISGALKHLCALQTLLLHNNQLKKLGKTVKELKGMISLQTLNLFHNPLAQDPDYRLYVIYFLPSVQLLDRKFTQRERESALHLYNRKRSCVMQSIAFGKRVNTPLGTTVGSSRCTQPARILMMPSGCEFGNHTNKVPFENPEDAVLLRAMTRSLMEFSSVDWNKVATCQERRLENKAEEPHEKLTIQFR
- the LRRC72 gene encoding leucine-rich repeat-containing protein 72 isoform X6 is translated as MAAAASAGGQIQDLTFLIKNYCLTELYLNNNELTDISGALKHLCALQTLLLHNNQLKKLGKTVKELKGMISLQTLNLFHNPLAQDPDYRLYVIYFLPSVQLLDRKSVTQRERESALHLYNRKRSCVMQSIAFGKRVNTPLGTTVGSSRCTQPARILMMPSGCEFGNHTNKVPFENPEDAVLLRAMTRSLMEFSSVDWNKVATCQERRLENKAEEPHEKLTIQFR
- the LRRC72 gene encoding leucine-rich repeat-containing protein 72 isoform X4; the encoded protein is MAAAASAGGQAVEKQLKICGFKRNVDVLVLYLAGQELRSIPSLSRFHRLRYLWITNNKIQDLTFLIKNYCLTELYLNNNELTDISGALKHLCALQTLLLHNNQLKKLGKTVKELKGMISLQTLNLFHNPLAQDPDYRLYVIYFLPSVQLLDRKSVTQRERESALHLYNRKRSCVMQSIAFGKRVNTPLGTTVGSSRCTQPARILMMPSGIYNNVVNLEITQIKYHLRTLKMPFYYGQ
- the LRRC72 gene encoding leucine-rich repeat-containing protein 72 isoform X7 gives rise to the protein MAAAASAGGQAVEKQLKICGFKRNVDVLVLYLAGQELRSIPSLSRFHRLRYLWITNNKIQDLTFLIKNYCLTELYLNNNELTDISGALKHLCALQTLLLHNNQLKKLGKTVKELKGMISLQTLNLFHNPLAQDPDYRLYVIYFLPSVQLLDRKSVTQRERESALHLYNRKRSCVMQSIAFGKRVNTPLGTTVGSSRCTQPARILMMPSDLEDSMILCRE